The Cryptococcus decagattii chromosome 14, complete sequence genome window below encodes:
- a CDS encoding NAD(P)H-hydrate epimerase, which produces MTIRYISQKLAQQIDVELMSASGAFSLDQLMELAGLSCAQALAKSYPPTNHKRVMVACGPGNQGGDGLVAARHLHHFEYTPTVYLPKSSSKELLQRLVKQCENLNILILKDVDAFQAELAKSDVILDAIFGFSFQPPLRKPFDQVLKAITGVSKKIPIVSVDIPSGWSVTDGPQPLWTEGDDKGGREMVETFEPEVLVSLTAPKEGAKEFKGRHWLGGRFVPDELAKKHELNIPSYEGIDQIVELPRNH; this is translated from the exons ATGACTATCAGATACATTAGTCAGAAACTCGCTCAGCAG ATCGATGTGGAGCTCATGTCAGCTTCTGGGGCATTCTCCCTTGATCAG TTGATGGAGCTTGCAGGCCTCTCATGTGCCCAGGCTTTGGCGAAGAGTTACCCGCCTACGAACCATAAGCGTGTGATGGTTGCTTGTGGACCTGGTAACCAA GGTGGGGACGGGCTTGTGGCGGCACGACACTTGCACCATTTTGAATATACTCCAACTGTCTACCTCCCCAAATCGTCTTCCAAAGAACTCCTGCAACGTCTTGTCAAACAGTGCGAAAATCTCAATATCCTAATCCTCAAAGACGTCGACGCGTTCCAAGCCGAGCTCGCTAAATCCGACGTCATTCTCGACGCCATTTTTGGGTTTTCTTTCCAGCCGCCATTGAGGAAACCATTCGATCAAGTGTTGAAAGCGATCACAGGCGTATCCAAGAAGATCCCGATCGTTTCGGTGGATATTCCGTCAGGGTGGTCGGTGACGGATGGTCCTCAGCCGCTTTGGACGGAGGGGGATGATAAGGGGGGGAGGGAGATGGTAGAGACATTTGAGCCAGAGGTGCTTGTTAGTTTGACAGCCCCTAAAGAGGGGGCGAAGGAGTTCAAAGGGCGGCACTGGCTTGGAGGGAGGTTTGTGCCAGA TGAGTTGGCAAAGAAGCACGAACTTAATATTCCATCTTACGAAGGGATAGATCAAATCGTCGAACTTCCTCGTAATCATTGA
- a CDS encoding argininosuccinate synthase, translated as MVATGEKKGKVILAYSGGLDTSCILLWLIEQGYEVVAYMADVGQEEDFEAARAKAMKCGAVGFHLADLKREFVEELIYPAVQCNAIYENVYLLGTSLARPVIARGMIEAAVKEGCDYVSHGCTGKGNDQVRFELAFYGLAPNIKVIAPWRLPEFYERFDGRSALLEYAAKNGIPVTQTAAKPWSTDENLFHISYEAGILEDPNQTPPDDMWKLTVSPEKAPDAPERVHIEFAKGLPVKVTFPADGKTVTDSVDIFLTLNALARRHGVGRIDIVENRFIGVKSRGCYESPAATILRAAHMDLEGLTLDRNVRALRDQFVTTQLSQILYNGFFFSPEREFITAAIPASQKTVNGVVRLKLYKGNVVVEGRDADEGLYDAKFTSMDEMGGFEPTATSGFIEISSIRIKAWGRANIKRGQDGVSPKDVYHREN; from the exons ATGGTTGCTACTGGtgaaaagaagggcaaggtcATTCTCGCCTACTCTGGTGGTCTTG ACACTTCTTGCATTCTTTTGTGGCTTATTGAGCAAGGCTATGAGGTTGTTGCCTACATGGCTGATGTTGGTCAGGAGGAAGACTTTGAGGCTGCTCGTGCCAAGGCTATGAAGTGTGGTGCCGTCGGTTTCCACCTCGCCGACTTGAAGCGGGAGTTTGTTGAGGAGCTCATCTACC CTGCCGTTCAATGTAATGCCATCTACGAGAACGTATACCTCCTTGGTACTTCCCTCGCCCGACCCGTTATTGCCCGAGGCATGATTGAGGCCGCCGTCAAGGAGGGTTGCGACTATGTCTCTCACGGTTGTACCGGCAAGGGCAACGACCAGGTCCGATTCGAGCTCGCCTTTTACGGTCTCGCCCCCAACATCAAGGTCATTGCTCCCTGGCGATTGCCCGAATTCTACGAGCGATTCGACGGTCGATCCGCTTTGCTCGAGTACGCCGCTAAGAACGGTATTCCCGTCACCCAGACCGCTGCCAAGCCCTGGTCTACTG ACGAGaacctcttccacatcTCTTACGAGGCCGGTATCCTTGAGGACCCCAACCAAACTCCCCCCGATGACATGTGGAAGCTTACCGTCTCCCCCGAGAAGGCTCCCGATGCCCCCGAGCGAGTTCACATCGAGTTCGCCAAGGGTCTCCCCGTCAAGGTTACTTTCCCTGCTGACGGCAAGACTGTGACCGACTCTGTTGACATTTTCCTTACCCTCAACGCTCTTGCCAGGAGGCACGGTGTCGGTCGAATCGACATTGTCGAGAATCGATTCATTGGTGTCAAGTCTCGAGGATGCTACGAGTCCCCCGCTGCCACCATCCTCCGTGCTGCCCACATGGACCTCGAAGGTTTGACTCTCGACCGAAACGTCCGAGCTCTACGAGACCAATTTGTCACCACTCAACTCTCTCAGATTCTCTACAACggtttcttcttctcccccgAGCGTGAATTCATTACTGCCGCTATCCCCGCTTCTCAAAAGACTGTCAATGGTGTCGTCCGACTCAAGCTCTACAAGGGCAACGTTGTTGTCGAGGGCCGAGATGCCGACGAGGGCTTGTACGATGCCAAGTTCACCTCTATGGACGAGATGGGTGGTTTCGAACCCACCGCTACCAGCGGTTTCATTGAAATCTCTTCTATAAGGATCAAGGCTTGGGGCAGGGCCAA CATCAAGCGAGGCCAGGATGGTGTCAGTCCCAAGGATGTCTATCACCGTGAAAACTAG